From a region of the Roseivirga sp. 4D4 genome:
- a CDS encoding sugar porter family MFS transporter, translating to MQSNKLRFWAITVALAGFLFGFDTVVISGANQPIKELWNTTPFFHGTFIMSMALWGTVFGALLGGIPCDKFGRKKTLFWIGILYLVSAVGSALAPEPYSFSFFRFIGGLGVGASSVAAPTYISEISGSKDRGKLVALYQFMIVFGILIAFISNFLLDGVGGTNDWRFMLGIEGVPAVFYSIMVLGVSESPRWLVLKKKASEEALKVLEIINPKNALDKLKEIELDIEPKHQHTGLFSKKYSKPIMLAFLLAFFNQLSGINFILYYAPELLDTAGIKDALLSSISIGGINLVFTMLGMFLIDRLGRKQLMYIGSIGYIIGLAGTAWSFYNGADPLLLLSFILIFIASHAIGQGAVIWVFISEIFPNQVRAFGQSFGSGVHWVFAALITLLTPVFIDKDKGIFGENPWPVFALFAFMMCLQLLFTWKVMPETKGKSLEALEKELIHQE from the coding sequence ATGCAATCAAACAAGCTTCGCTTTTGGGCCATCACCGTGGCCCTAGCAGGTTTTCTCTTCGGTTTTGATACCGTAGTGATTTCCGGTGCTAACCAACCCATCAAAGAACTCTGGAATACTACCCCCTTCTTTCACGGCACATTCATTATGTCCATGGCACTATGGGGAACCGTATTTGGGGCCTTATTGGGTGGCATTCCATGTGATAAGTTCGGAAGAAAGAAAACACTCTTCTGGATTGGTATTCTATATCTCGTATCCGCAGTTGGGTCGGCATTGGCGCCTGAGCCCTACTCATTCTCCTTCTTTAGGTTTATTGGTGGTCTTGGTGTTGGAGCATCATCTGTGGCGGCACCAACCTATATCTCTGAGATCTCTGGCTCGAAAGATAGAGGGAAATTGGTGGCGCTCTACCAATTCATGATTGTCTTCGGAATCCTGATCGCCTTCATCTCGAACTTCCTTCTCGATGGAGTCGGAGGAACAAATGATTGGCGTTTCATGCTCGGAATCGAGGGTGTTCCTGCTGTATTTTATTCCATTATGGTCTTAGGTGTTTCTGAAAGCCCTCGATGGTTGGTTTTGAAGAAAAAGGCAAGTGAAGAAGCGCTGAAGGTCTTGGAAATCATTAACCCAAAAAATGCGCTCGACAAGCTAAAAGAAATAGAACTGGACATTGAGCCAAAGCACCAACATACTGGGCTCTTCTCAAAGAAGTACTCCAAGCCGATCATGCTAGCCTTTCTTCTAGCCTTTTTCAACCAGCTGTCTGGCATCAATTTTATCCTTTACTATGCTCCTGAATTACTGGATACCGCTGGCATAAAAGATGCCCTTCTGAGCTCCATATCTATAGGAGGCATCAACCTGGTTTTTACAATGCTCGGTATGTTCCTCATAGACAGATTAGGTCGTAAACAACTTATGTATATTGGTTCAATTGGCTATATCATTGGTCTAGCAGGAACGGCCTGGTCATTTTATAATGGAGCTGACCCCTTGCTCCTTCTATCATTCATATTGATTTTCATCGCTTCACATGCGATCGGACAGGGAGCAGTGATTTGGGTCTTTATTTCTGAAATATTCCCGAATCAAGTTCGAGCCTTTGGTCAATCATTTGGTTCAGGGGTACACTGGGTATTTGCCGCACTGATCACATTGCTCACACCAGTTTTCATTGATAAAGACAAAGGTATTTTCGGAGAAAATCCATGGCCAGTTTTTGCCCTCTTTGCCTTCATGATGTGTTTACAACTACTATTCACCTGGAAAGTGATGCCTGAA
- a CDS encoding GNAT family N-acetyltransferase: MEIKRLTKASDEDAFLFSSIAKAAKAHWGYPKEWLSLWDADLSFNTEFLNANHVFVISVKDQTIGFCVIIEEKQFFTIEHCWILPEQIGHGYGKQLLRYALSQPLFQNQTFNVLSDPNAVGFYQKFGFKTIKMIPGTPKGRELPLMQMTNTER; the protein is encoded by the coding sequence TTGGAAATAAAACGACTTACTAAGGCATCTGATGAAGATGCCTTTTTATTTAGTAGCATAGCCAAAGCGGCCAAGGCGCATTGGGGTTACCCAAAAGAATGGCTATCCCTTTGGGATGCCGACCTATCCTTTAACACAGAATTTCTGAATGCAAACCATGTATTCGTTATTAGCGTCAAGGACCAAACCATTGGTTTCTGTGTTATCATAGAGGAAAAGCAATTCTTTACCATTGAACACTGCTGGATTTTACCGGAACAAATCGGCCACGGTTATGGCAAACAATTACTGCGTTACGCGCTTTCTCAACCACTCTTCCAGAACCAGACTTTTAATGTGCTTTCTGATCCGAATGCCGTTGGTTTCTACCAAAAATTTGGTTTTAAAACGATCAAGATGATTCCTGGCACTCCCAAAGGCCGAGAACTACCACTGATGCAAATGACTAATACCGAAAGGTAA
- a CDS encoding sugar phosphate isomerase/epimerase family protein: protein MKRRDFIQKASLASAGVMAASPLLSHPFEDGVIKKLGFQAYTVRDVIYKDMAGTLKALRKAGYSYCELFDFQDGKILGKSISEAKAILDKSKISVKSIHVPTGSGKKVSGTMNHEFQRAIDDAKELGAEYLVCPWLNTDERQNIDQYKALTDLLQKCGEMCNNSGLGFAYHNHEFEFEELDGQIPFDLILATDPKLVQIELDIYWVRYAGQNPLNIMRENRGRIPFWHVKDLSLDEGKPMTEVGNGIIDWKQIFRHKEESGMKYFYVEQDRNFANNSIESLKTSLKYLKKINY, encoded by the coding sequence ATGAAACGCAGAGATTTTATCCAAAAAGCCAGTTTAGCCTCAGCGGGTGTTATGGCAGCTTCACCATTACTTTCTCATCCTTTTGAAGATGGGGTCATCAAGAAACTTGGCTTCCAGGCCTATACCGTAAGGGATGTTATTTATAAAGACATGGCTGGTACGCTTAAGGCATTAAGAAAAGCCGGTTATAGCTATTGTGAGCTTTTTGATTTCCAGGATGGTAAGATTTTGGGCAAGTCGATCAGTGAGGCAAAGGCTATTTTAGACAAGTCCAAAATCTCGGTAAAGAGTATTCATGTGCCTACCGGTTCAGGAAAAAAGGTGTCAGGTACAATGAATCACGAGTTTCAAAGAGCCATTGACGATGCTAAAGAATTGGGTGCAGAATACCTTGTCTGCCCTTGGCTCAATACTGATGAACGCCAGAATATAGACCAGTACAAAGCCTTAACTGATTTACTTCAGAAGTGTGGGGAGATGTGTAACAACTCTGGTTTAGGCTTTGCCTATCACAATCACGAATTCGAATTCGAAGAATTAGATGGCCAAATTCCATTTGATCTTATTCTAGCCACGGATCCTAAGCTTGTTCAGATTGAGTTGGATATCTATTGGGTTCGTTATGCGGGACAGAATCCACTCAACATCATGCGTGAAAACAGAGGTCGAATTCCATTCTGGCATGTAAAAGACCTTTCATTAGATGAAGGTAAGCCAATGACGGAGGTAGGAAACGGGATTATCGACTGGAAGCAAATCTTCAGGCACAAGGAAGAGTCAGGCATGAAGTACTTCTATGTGGAGCAGGATAGGAATTTTGCCAACAACTCAATTGAGAGCCTAAAAACCAGCCTCAAATATTTAAAGAAAATCAATTACTAA
- a CDS encoding VOC family protein: MKKLLAYTLFFSLLSSICIAQDKSDHPVEYSSGTISVGVVVKNMKKSLKFYKEVLGLKETGGFTVEREIARKTGLTGGKPFDVVILKTVDEPNATEWKLMSFKNKAQHPEQKHIQDDNGMQYVTMYVKSLDPFIPRLKKARVKKLGKTPTQIPDGRYFILVQDPDGTFIELIGPMTTDK; this comes from the coding sequence ATGAAAAAGCTACTAGCCTACACCCTCTTCTTTTCCTTACTCAGCAGTATTTGTATCGCGCAGGATAAATCAGACCATCCAGTGGAGTACTCCTCGGGCACCATATCAGTGGGTGTTGTGGTGAAGAACATGAAGAAATCACTTAAGTTCTACAAGGAAGTATTGGGCTTAAAAGAAACTGGAGGCTTTACTGTTGAGAGAGAAATTGCGAGAAAAACAGGACTCACTGGTGGCAAACCTTTCGATGTAGTGATACTCAAAACGGTGGATGAACCAAATGCTACAGAATGGAAACTGATGAGCTTTAAGAATAAGGCTCAACACCCTGAACAAAAACACATTCAAGATGATAACGGAATGCAATATGTCACTATGTATGTCAAATCACTTGATCCTTTTATTCCAAGACTCAAAAAAGCAAGAGTCAAAAAGCTTGGAAAAACCCCCACACAAATCCCTGACGGAAGGTATTTTATTTTAGTACAAGACCCAGATGGTACGTTTATTGAGTTAATAGGCCCAATGACTACAGATAAGTAG
- a CDS encoding iron-containing alcohol dehydrogenase family protein — protein sequence MTAFKNFPMVKMVVYGRGSFGQTAEILSSQRKGDYPFIFLVDDFFQEKQDLISRIPLEGKDKIVFASADDEPKTKQVDAIAKELIEEFGEVSGVIGIGGGSMLDLAKAVALMMTNPGSSADYQGWDLVKVPGAYHVGVPTLSGTGAEVSRTTVLTGPERKLGMNSDYTPFDQIILDPDLIKNAPKNQRFYTGMDCYIHCVESLTGTYLNTFSQSYGEMALELCEEVFLEKDVWDEDSDAKLMMASYHGGMSIAYSQVGVAHAVSYGLSFLLGTKHGIGNCIVFDQLEEFYPEGVSKFKAMVDKHQIHIPKGICAGLSDDQFEKMIDVALFLEPLWENALGSNWRDTITRKKLREMYEKM from the coding sequence ATGACAGCATTCAAGAACTTCCCAATGGTAAAAATGGTCGTTTACGGCCGTGGATCATTTGGTCAAACCGCAGAAATCCTTTCTTCTCAAAGAAAAGGTGACTATCCATTTATCTTTTTGGTAGATGATTTTTTTCAGGAGAAACAAGACCTTATTAGTCGTATCCCTTTGGAAGGAAAAGATAAAATAGTCTTTGCCAGTGCCGATGACGAACCAAAAACTAAGCAAGTCGATGCCATAGCTAAAGAGCTGATCGAGGAGTTTGGTGAAGTATCCGGTGTTATTGGTATCGGTGGCGGTAGCATGCTCGATTTGGCAAAAGCTGTGGCCTTAATGATGACCAACCCTGGTTCATCAGCAGATTACCAAGGTTGGGATTTGGTAAAAGTACCAGGAGCCTACCACGTGGGTGTACCTACCCTTTCAGGCACAGGAGCTGAGGTTTCTAGAACTACGGTACTGACAGGGCCTGAACGTAAATTGGGAATGAATTCTGATTACACGCCATTTGATCAGATCATTTTGGATCCGGACTTAATCAAGAATGCACCAAAGAATCAACGTTTCTATACGGGTATGGACTGTTACATCCATTGTGTGGAGTCGTTAACAGGAACTTACCTCAATACTTTCTCCCAGTCATATGGGGAAATGGCCCTTGAGCTTTGTGAAGAAGTATTCCTTGAAAAAGACGTTTGGGACGAAGACTCAGATGCCAAATTGATGATGGCATCTTATCATGGTGGTATGTCTATCGCTTATTCTCAGGTTGGTGTTGCACATGCTGTATCATATGGTCTAAGCTTCTTACTAGGTACTAAACATGGTATTGGTAACTGTATTGTCTTTGATCAACTGGAAGAATTCTACCCTGAAGGTGTTTCGAAATTCAAGGCCATGGTTGACAAACATCAAATCCATATTCCAAAAGGAATTTGCGCTGGCTTGAGTGATGATCAGTTTGAAAAGATGATTGATGTAGCACTCTTCTTGGAGCCGCTTTGGGAAAACGCACTTGGAAGTAATTGGCGTGACACCATCACACGGAAAAAGCTCCGCGAGATGTACGAAAAGATGTAA
- a CDS encoding 3-deoxy-manno-octulosonate cytidylyltransferase has protein sequence MKVVALIPARYDATRFPGKLMAKLGDRSVILRTYEAVVKTGLFAETYVVTDSDVIHKEIIDNGGQAIKSQKEHECGSDRIAEAAEQIEADIIVNVQGDEPFTKKEPLTELLSVFEGPDADQIDLASLMQVLTKVNLIEDPNYVKVVVDQENYALFFSRSPIPYPRNKAANPKYFEHIGVYAFRKQALLDFYNTPMTILEDTEKIECLRYLEIGKKIKMVETEYMGIEIDTPEDLENAKAFIED, from the coding sequence ATGAAGGTAGTAGCACTTATCCCTGCTCGATACGATGCTACCCGCTTTCCCGGAAAGCTGATGGCCAAGCTGGGTGATCGATCCGTTATCCTCAGAACTTATGAAGCTGTGGTCAAAACAGGCTTATTTGCTGAGACTTATGTCGTGACAGACTCTGATGTTATTCATAAGGAAATAATAGATAACGGAGGTCAGGCAATCAAAAGTCAAAAAGAGCATGAATGCGGTAGTGATCGAATAGCCGAAGCTGCAGAACAGATCGAAGCCGATATCATCGTCAACGTTCAAGGCGATGAACCTTTCACTAAGAAAGAACCATTAACAGAATTATTGTCGGTTTTCGAAGGCCCTGATGCTGATCAAATTGACCTTGCTTCCCTAATGCAAGTGCTCACCAAGGTCAACCTCATTGAGGACCCTAACTATGTAAAAGTGGTCGTGGATCAAGAGAACTATGCATTATTCTTCTCTCGCTCTCCGATTCCATACCCAAGAAATAAGGCAGCCAACCCTAAGTACTTTGAGCATATTGGTGTCTATGCCTTCAGAAAACAGGCCTTGCTTGATTTTTACAATACACCAATGACTATCTTGGAAGACACCGAAAAGATCGAATGTCTCCGTTACTTGGAAATAGGCAAGAAGATCAAGATGGTTGAAACTGAATACATGGGCATTGAAATAGACACCCCAGAAGATTTAGAAAACGCAAAAGCATTTATTGAAGACTAA
- a CDS encoding DegT/DnrJ/EryC1/StrS family aminotransferase, which produces MPGFEIFGEEERKEVNDVLESGILMRYGFDHMRNGHWKAKELEEAVQSTFGIQHAQLTSSGTTALSTAMAVMGVGAGDEVIMPTFTFVASFEAIIAAGATPVLVDIDETLCLDPKAVEAAITSKTKMVMPVHMCGSMAQMDQIQNICKKHDLLLLEDACQAIGGTFKGQKLGTIGDGGTFSFDFVKTITCGEGGVFMTDNEEYYINADHYTDHGHDHIGSDRGAETHPFLGYNFRISELHAAVGLGQIKKLDWILETQRKNNAVIKAALSQVEGVTFRRIPDPEGDNASFLSFFLPTEDLTRKAHKELLANGLGGNFYWYDNNWHYIKKWDHLKNATSLFPLNPGLVSAIEAMDFNNFKQSDEVMGRTISSLINLSWTEEQAHERAEKMAATIKSVLA; this is translated from the coding sequence ATGCCAGGTTTTGAAATATTCGGTGAAGAAGAAAGAAAAGAAGTTAACGATGTGCTTGAGTCAGGTATTCTGATGCGCTATGGCTTCGATCACATGCGTAATGGTCATTGGAAAGCAAAAGAATTAGAAGAAGCTGTCCAAAGCACATTTGGAATCCAACATGCCCAGCTTACCTCGAGTGGTACTACCGCCCTATCTACTGCCATGGCGGTCATGGGTGTTGGTGCAGGTGATGAGGTAATCATGCCTACATTCACATTTGTCGCTAGCTTTGAGGCCATTATCGCGGCAGGTGCTACACCTGTTTTAGTTGACATCGATGAAACGCTCTGTCTTGATCCCAAAGCTGTTGAAGCAGCGATTACCTCAAAGACGAAAATGGTAATGCCAGTTCACATGTGTGGTTCAATGGCACAAATGGACCAGATCCAGAACATTTGTAAAAAGCATGACCTCTTACTCCTGGAAGATGCATGCCAGGCCATTGGCGGTACTTTTAAAGGGCAAAAACTGGGAACAATTGGTGACGGAGGAACCTTCTCATTCGACTTTGTCAAAACGATTACTTGTGGTGAAGGCGGTGTTTTTATGACTGATAATGAAGAATACTACATCAATGCAGATCACTATACCGATCATGGACATGACCATATCGGTAGCGATCGAGGTGCAGAAACCCATCCTTTTCTTGGATACAATTTTAGAATCTCAGAGCTACATGCAGCGGTCGGCCTTGGTCAAATCAAAAAGCTAGATTGGATTCTGGAAACACAACGAAAGAATAATGCAGTCATCAAAGCAGCCTTGAGTCAGGTGGAAGGAGTCACTTTCAGAAGAATCCCAGATCCGGAAGGAGACAATGCGTCTTTCCTTTCATTCTTCTTACCTACCGAAGACCTGACCAGAAAGGCACACAAAGAGCTTCTTGCGAACGGACTCGGAGGCAACTTCTATTGGTATGACAACAATTGGCACTACATCAAGAAATGGGATCACTTGAAAAACGCTACTTCCCTATTCCCGCTGAATCCTGGTCTTGTTTCTGCTATTGAGGCAATGGACTTCAATAATTTCAAGCAATCGGATGAAGTGATGGGAAGAACTATTTCATCGCTCATTAACCTCAGCTGGACAGAAGAACAAGCACATGAGCGTGCTGAGAAGATGGCAGCTACAATCAAATCCGTGCTTGCATGA
- a CDS encoding SGNH/GDSL hydrolase family protein: MKNIKIYLFAILALAFVIQSCDEDQKLLEQLEDENPLPGPATGTPGTLDLSKYVSVGNSLTAGFMDNALYTSGQDHSFPNLLAQQFAISGVGGGAFNQPDINSANGRSGVNPAGGFFGRFELSLSLLRPVPTVGEDVTAFAGDKSALNNFGVPGMRLVDVADASLAARNGLYGRFASQPGVSTVLGDAIQADPTFFSFWLGNNDILGYAAGGGANEALITDAGTFQTTLTQALGGLTQSGAQGVVMTIPQIILAPYFRAVPYNSIPMTDQGTVDALNNSFAGLNNALDGLVQVSQLSPAVNVTQAEADQRKVSYALGANPILMHDDALDDYDRTGGEFDILLALNIITPAQRQALAPFGQSRPATADDLPVLTAATALGQPLVVGGVPQPTAVVGVSYPAPDNLILSASEVQTVVGTRATFNATIAGVVAGINQAAGAEVITLVDVQPTFADVAGLDAATAQFLVDPTMGANAALAAMATSAAAAADGELGIRVDGVNLAPDFSPNGIFSTDGIHPNPRGYAIIANLVIDALNASKGSSIPRINVLALRGVLTTD; encoded by the coding sequence ATGAAAAATATTAAGATATACTTATTCGCAATCTTAGCATTAGCCTTCGTCATTCAGTCTTGCGATGAAGACCAGAAGCTGCTAGAACAACTGGAAGATGAAAATCCACTTCCAGGCCCTGCTACGGGTACTCCAGGGACTTTGGACCTGAGTAAATATGTTTCTGTTGGAAACTCGCTAACTGCAGGTTTCATGGATAATGCGCTGTACACGAGTGGTCAGGATCACTCCTTCCCTAACCTTCTGGCACAGCAATTTGCCATTTCAGGTGTTGGTGGAGGAGCCTTCAACCAACCAGACATTAATTCTGCAAATGGTAGATCGGGTGTCAACCCAGCTGGTGGATTCTTTGGCCGATTTGAATTAAGCTTAAGTTTGCTAAGACCAGTTCCCACAGTAGGTGAAGATGTTACTGCTTTTGCTGGTGACAAATCTGCATTGAACAACTTTGGTGTCCCAGGCATGAGATTAGTAGATGTTGCTGATGCAAGCCTGGCTGCAAGAAATGGACTTTATGGTCGTTTCGCTAGTCAACCAGGCGTAAGCACAGTATTGGGTGATGCAATTCAAGCTGACCCAACCTTCTTTAGTTTTTGGTTAGGTAACAATGATATCCTTGGTTATGCTGCTGGTGGAGGAGCAAATGAAGCGTTAATCACAGACGCTGGTACTTTTCAAACGACACTTACCCAAGCTTTGGGCGGATTGACTCAATCTGGTGCTCAAGGTGTGGTAATGACAATACCACAGATCATCCTGGCCCCTTATTTCAGAGCTGTACCGTATAACTCGATCCCTATGACAGATCAGGGGACAGTAGATGCGCTGAACAACTCGTTTGCCGGTTTGAATAACGCGCTTGACGGACTTGTGCAAGTGTCACAATTATCTCCGGCAGTGAATGTCACTCAAGCAGAAGCCGATCAAAGAAAGGTGTCTTATGCACTTGGTGCGAATCCAATACTAATGCACGATGATGCTTTAGATGATTATGACAGAACGGGTGGGGAGTTCGATATCTTGCTAGCGCTAAATATTATCACTCCTGCTCAAAGACAGGCACTGGCTCCATTCGGTCAATCAAGACCAGCAACTGCAGATGACCTTCCTGTATTAACAGCGGCAACTGCACTCGGACAACCACTCGTTGTGGGTGGAGTACCTCAACCTACAGCTGTTGTTGGAGTGAGTTACCCTGCTCCTGATAACTTGATCTTGTCAGCCTCTGAGGTACAAACCGTTGTGGGTACAAGGGCCACATTCAATGCTACAATCGCAGGTGTAGTTGCAGGCATTAATCAAGCCGCTGGAGCTGAAGTAATTACTTTAGTGGATGTACAACCAACATTCGCTGATGTAGCAGGATTAGATGCAGCAACAGCTCAATTCTTGGTTGATCCTACTATGGGAGCTAATGCAGCATTGGCAGCAATGGCTACATCAGCCGCAGCCGCAGCTGACGGTGAATTAGGTATAAGAGTCGATGGTGTTAATCTCGCGCCTGACTTTAGCCCAAATGGTATTTTCTCAACTGATGGCATCCATCCTAACCCTCGTGGATATGCGATCATTGCCAACTTGGTAATTGATGCATTGAATGCAAGTAAGGGATCGTCTATTCCAAGAATAAATGTACTTGCCTTAAGAGGTGTCTTGACTACAGATTAA
- a CDS encoding TonB-dependent receptor: protein MKRIFTCTILVLLAMQTITLSAQAQVNVSGSVVDDATGERLPGVNIRVKDKVVGTISLADGTFSLAVSSSAPLTLVFSYVGYKAQEIEINQSNVTNLEIRLEESVLFGEEIVVSASRVEESILTSPVSIEKLDILDIQNTPAASFYEGLASLKGVDFSTQSLTFKSINTRGFGANGNTRFVQLIDGIDNQAPGLNFAVGNIVGINDLDLESAELIPGAASALYGPNAINGILLLNSKNPFEYQGFSAYAKTGVNSVETNASGMLQESAEFYQDYGFRWAKSFNNKLAFKITGSYLRANDFVGTDTRDQGLATGGVVERGGTSRGNNRFYDGVNTYGDFGITVGQIADIAIAGGNTSLPPIRTLIPDGLDGLFTATGFNEASFVDNTTESIKLGGALHYRLNDNLELFGQYNFGSGSTVYTANDRFVLDDFTISTAKVELKGSDFYVRAYTTQENSGDSYAANTLASLINQATYLEPYLGAFAAARLQGAGIDASHAAARLFADAAQPQPGSATFDGLANQLRGVSIADGGAKFLDKSKLFHAEGSWDLSDRIDWAEVVVGANWRRYSLNSEGTLFALDNNGDEISFNEWGAYTQVTKRFLDDNLKLQGSVRYDKNEFFEGQLSPRISAVGTLGGNHNIRGSFQRGFRIPTTQDQFIDLDVVTRRLIGSNDLLVDRYNFLTNQIYQTNSVAAAQAAGDASLLVNETRVNQDFKTEKVNTFEVGYKGLFMDGRLLIDAYYYYSVYNDFIAEIDFTQAVPNGLQGANPDSGTPAQRDAIVNGTVATQRFGFDINADGEVKSQGWALQVDYTLDGGYFIGGNVAYNELISQDDLLAQGFRASYNTPKYRYNLKFGNRKLTDRVGFNINYRWQQAFLWESSFGVGIIPEYGALDAQVSYRMPEWKSVIKLGASNLLNDRYTTSFGNPGVGGIYYIQITFDEFFK from the coding sequence TTGAAAAGAATTTTCACATGTACAATACTGGTGCTACTGGCAATGCAAACGATTACATTGTCAGCTCAGGCACAAGTTAATGTAAGCGGTTCTGTTGTGGACGATGCCACAGGGGAACGCCTTCCGGGGGTAAACATCCGGGTCAAAGACAAAGTAGTCGGAACTATCTCCTTAGCGGATGGTACTTTTTCGCTAGCAGTCAGCAGCAGCGCTCCACTAACCTTAGTATTCTCTTATGTAGGTTATAAGGCACAAGAAATCGAGATCAATCAAAGCAACGTAACCAACCTGGAAATCAGATTAGAAGAATCCGTTCTCTTTGGAGAAGAGATTGTCGTTTCTGCGTCAAGGGTTGAAGAGAGTATACTTACCTCTCCTGTTTCTATTGAAAAGCTTGACATATTAGATATTCAAAACACACCTGCAGCGTCCTTTTATGAGGGTTTGGCATCATTAAAGGGAGTTGACTTTAGTACACAAAGTTTAACCTTTAAGTCCATCAACACCCGTGGTTTCGGTGCCAATGGTAATACCAGGTTTGTTCAATTAATCGATGGTATTGATAACCAAGCTCCGGGTCTAAACTTTGCAGTGGGTAACATTGTAGGGATTAACGATCTCGATTTAGAGTCGGCTGAACTTATCCCTGGAGCAGCTTCAGCACTCTATGGACCTAACGCCATCAATGGTATTTTGCTACTCAATTCTAAAAACCCTTTCGAGTACCAAGGCTTTAGCGCTTATGCCAAGACAGGTGTCAACAGTGTTGAAACCAACGCATCAGGCATGCTACAAGAAAGCGCGGAGTTTTATCAAGACTATGGCTTCAGATGGGCCAAGTCATTCAACAATAAGCTTGCTTTCAAGATTACGGGATCTTACCTAAGAGCAAATGACTTTGTTGGAACAGATACTAGAGATCAAGGTCTTGCAACCGGAGGGGTTGTTGAAAGAGGTGGTACATCAAGAGGCAATAATCGCTTTTACGATGGAGTAAATACTTACGGAGATTTTGGTATCACAGTAGGTCAAATTGCAGACATCGCTATTGCAGGTGGTAACACTTCACTGCCACCTATCAGAACACTAATTCCTGATGGTTTAGATGGTTTATTCACAGCAACCGGTTTCAATGAAGCCTCTTTTGTTGACAATACCACGGAGAGTATCAAATTAGGAGGTGCGCTTCATTATAGATTGAATGATAATCTAGAACTCTTCGGTCAGTATAATTTTGGTTCTGGTAGTACGGTTTATACGGCTAATGACAGGTTTGTATTGGACGACTTTACCATATCAACGGCTAAAGTTGAACTCAAAGGTTCTGACTTCTACGTTAGAGCTTATACAACTCAGGAAAATTCAGGAGATAGTTATGCAGCCAACACATTGGCTTCGTTGATCAATCAAGCAACTTACCTTGAACCATATCTCGGGGCTTTTGCAGCGGCTCGTTTGCAAGGTGCTGGAATTGACGCTTCTCATGCTGCGGCAAGATTGTTTGCCGATGCAGCACAACCACAGCCAGGCTCGGCAACTTTTGATGGATTAGCGAATCAGCTAAGAGGTGTTTCCATTGCCGATGGTGGTGCGAAGTTCTTGGATAAATCAAAGTTATTCCATGCGGAAGGTAGTTGGGATTTATCAGACAGAATTGATTGGGCCGAAGTGGTTGTTGGTGCGAACTGGAGAAGATATAGCCTGAACTCCGAAGGCACGCTCTTCGCCCTAGATAACAACGGTGATGAGATTAGCTTCAACGAATGGGGTGCTTATACTCAAGTTACTAAACGCTTCCTTGATGATAACTTGAAGCTTCAAGGTTCAGTAAGGTATGACAAAAATGAATTTTTCGAAGGGCAACTTTCTCCAAGAATTTCAGCAGTTGGAACACTAGGAGGAAACCACAACATAAGAGGTTCATTCCAGAGAGGTTTCCGAATCCCTACTACTCAGGATCAATTTATCGATCTAGATGTAGTGACTAGAAGATTGATCGGTAGTAATGACCTTTTAGTCGACAGATATAACTTCTTGACAAATCAAATCTATCAGACAAACAGTGTCGCTGCGGCTCAAGCGGCTGGAGACGCTTCTTTACTAGTCAATGAGACAAGAGTGAATCAAGATTTTAAAACTGAAAAGGTTAATACTTTCGAGGTAGGCTACAAAGGACTCTTCATGGATGGCAGACTCTTAATAGATGCCTACTACTACTACAGTGTTTACAATGATTTCATTGCTGAAATTGACTTTACACAAGCAGTTCCTAATGGTTTACAAGGTGCTAACCCTGATTCAGGTACTCCTGCACAACGCGATGCTATCGTGAATGGAACTGTAGCTACTCAACGTTTTGGTTTTGACATTAATGCTGACGGAGAGGTTAAGTCTCAAGGATGGGCCCTTCAGGTTGACTACACATTAGACGGAGGTTACTTCATTGGTGGTAATGTTGCCTACAACGAACTGATTTCACAAGACGATCTATTGGCACAAGGTTTCAGAGCAAGTTACAATACACCTAAGTATCGTTACAATTTGAAATTCGGTAATAGAAAATTGACGGACAGAGTAGGCTTCAACATTAATTATAGATGGCAACAAGCCTTCTTATGGGAGTCTTCTTTCGGAGTGGGAATCATTCCTGAATACGGAGCACTTGATGCTCAAGTGAGCTACAGAATGCCTGAATGGAAGTCAGTAATCAAACTTGGAGCAAGCAACTTGCTAAACGATCGATACACGACATCATTTGGTAACCCAGGCGTTGGCGGCATCTATTACATCCAAATCACTTTTGACGAATTCTTCAAGTAA